A window from Chloroflexota bacterium encodes these proteins:
- a CDS encoding aspartate aminotransferase family protein yields the protein MAVSTAPTDTYGNRFLEPGSRSAALYERACQVLPGGNTRTTVFNAPHPLYLSSGNGFTVTDADGQTRLDFLNNYTSLLHGHAHPDVLAAAQAQLARGSAFAGPTEFEVELAEIITGRAPAIERIRFTNSGTEGVMMAIKAARGYTGRPKIAKFEGFYHGTYDPAEVSVNPSLAAAGEAEDPVGLAETAGLAPGTLESTVILPYNNRAAVERIVEREAASLAAVIVDPLPNNVGFPDPEPGFLAFLRELTARHGILLICDEIISFRIGYQGASARFGIKPDLITLGKIIGGGLPVGAVGGSAEVMSVFDPSAGKPRVPHGGTFNANAVTMAAGIVAMKLWSEGAVARLESMGDDLRQRANFVLDESGVPFKVTGQGSLFRLMPKAAGGEYRSTVPDPTTQAQRRELHLRLMGQGILTSPTGLGCLSTVMSEGEVTSMVEALRASATAMSR from the coding sequence ATGGCCGTCTCCACCGCTCCGACCGACACCTACGGCAACCGATTCCTCGAACCTGGCTCGCGGTCCGCTGCCCTGTATGAGCGTGCCTGCCAGGTCTTGCCAGGCGGCAACACCCGCACGACCGTCTTCAACGCCCCGCACCCGCTGTATCTGTCCTCAGGCAATGGCTTCACCGTCACCGACGCCGACGGCCAGACCCGCCTCGACTTCCTGAACAACTACACGTCGCTGCTGCACGGGCACGCGCACCCCGACGTGCTGGCGGCGGCCCAGGCGCAGCTCGCACGGGGCAGCGCGTTCGCCGGCCCCACCGAGTTCGAGGTCGAGCTGGCGGAGATCATCACCGGCCGGGCGCCGGCCATCGAGCGGATCCGCTTCACAAACTCCGGCACCGAAGGCGTGATGATGGCGATCAAGGCGGCGCGCGGCTACACCGGCCGCCCGAAGATCGCCAAGTTCGAGGGCTTCTATCACGGCACCTATGACCCAGCCGAGGTGAGCGTGAACCCGTCGCTGGCAGCGGCCGGCGAGGCTGAGGATCCGGTCGGGTTGGCCGAGACGGCGGGGCTGGCACCGGGCACGCTCGAGAGCACGGTGATCCTGCCCTACAACAACCGCGCAGCCGTGGAGCGGATCGTCGAGCGGGAGGCGGCCAGCCTCGCGGCAGTCATCGTCGATCCGTTGCCCAACAACGTCGGGTTCCCCGATCCCGAGCCGGGCTTCCTGGCGTTCCTGCGCGAGCTGACCGCGAGGCACGGCATCCTGCTGATCTGCGACGAGATCATCTCGTTCCGGATCGGCTACCAGGGCGCCAGCGCCCGCTTCGGCATCAAACCCGACCTGATCACCCTGGGCAAGATCATCGGCGGCGGCCTGCCGGTGGGCGCGGTCGGCGGCAGCGCCGAGGTGATGAGCGTCTTCGACCCGAGCGCCGGCAAGCCGCGCGTGCCGCATGGCGGCACGTTCAACGCCAACGCCGTCACGATGGCGGCCGGCATCGTCGCCATGAAGCTGTGGTCTGAGGGGGCCGTCGCCCGCCTCGAGTCGATGGGCGACGACCTTCGACAGCGCGCCAACTTCGTGCTGGACGAGTCCGGCGTGCCGTTCAAGGTGACGGGGCAGGGATCGCTGTTCCGCCTGATGCCGAAGGCGGCCGGCGGCGAGTACCGCTCGACCGTCCCCGATCCGACGACTCAGGCGCAGCGCCGTGAGCTGCATCTGCGCCTGATGGGCCAGGGCATTCTGACCTCGCCCACGGGTCTCGGGTGCCTCTCAACCGTCATGTCCGAAGGCGAGGTCACGAGCATGGTCGAGGCGCTGCGCGCGTCGGCCACGGCGATGAGTCGCTGA